Genomic window (candidate division KSB1 bacterium):
TTCACCTCCCGTAACTATCACGACGGTGCGTTTGGTGCTTTGCAGGTAGTTCTGGGCCACCCGCTGCACGTCCTCAGGGGTGACGCGCTCGAAGGTGGCGAAAAGTTGGTCCACGCAATCGATGCCGCCCGTCATGGCGGCAAAACGAGCCAGTGAACCAGCTACCTTGGCGGGAGTGTCCAAATTCATCAAGAAACTGTAGGTGGTATGTTTGCGCTGCGCATCCAGCTTTTCCTGCGCCACCGGGGTTTGCTGAAAAGAAGCAATGGTGTGGAAGATCTCATCGCGCACGTTTTCGATGTCGTTAGCATCTTTGACCATGGCGTACACGGTGAGGAGTTTGGGGTCACGGTTAGCAGAAAAGTCGGCACTGATGAATTCCACCCTCTGTTGCTGGATCACTAATTTCTTGTAGATATCGCTCGTGGGGCCGAAGGCAAGATCACCCAACAAGTAACAGGCTGCCATTTCCACGTCATTGGGAGAAAAAGCCATTCCTTTGTACGCCACCGTCAGAATCGGCAGGGTCTTGCCCCTGTAGGCAACACGTGCCTGACGTTCCTCCTTCTGCTCCGGCTCCGGAGTGATCTGCGGCGGCACGTAGCCTCGTTGCCACTGGCCGTAGTACTTCTTGACGAGCGCTATCGTTGCCTCTGGCTCCACGTCCCCGGCGATCAGCAGCACCACATTGTCTGGTCGGTAGTAGCGGCTGAAGAAGCTCTTGCTGTACGCGTACATCGTGGGCATGGCTTCGATGTCTTCCCGGAAGCCAATGGTTGTATGGCGGTACGTGTGCGTCGTGAAAGCCGTGGCCAGGAGGGTTTCCTCCAGAACCATCCAGGGACTTGCCAGGCTCTTGAGGTACTCGCCATGAACGGCGCCCGCCTCTGTCTTGAAAGCCGCCTCGTCATACCAGAGGTTCTGAAATCTGTCGCTCTCCAGTTCGACGACCTTTTCAAGGTCCGACTTGGCGAGGTTGATGTGGTAGCAGGTGTAGTCGTCTGTGGTGTAGGCATTGGCGTCGGCGCCCATTTCGGTCATCAGGCGGTCGTACACGTTGCCCGGGTACTTCTTTGTGCCGCGAAACATCATGTGCTCGAAAAAGTGGGCAAACCCCGTGTGCCCTGGTTCCCACTCGTCCCGGCTGCCGGTGCGAACCACGCTGTAGTACGAAACAAGCCCTGGGCTCTCCATAGGAATCACCACCACCGTGAGGCCATTCTCAAGCACCTCGGTGCGATAGGCGTATGGAAACACACCCGCAAAGCCTACGCCATAAGTGAGCCCGCCCAGCAAGGAACAGATGGCGACACACATGATGGGTCCTCTCATTGCTTCTTTCGACCTCCGTGTTGTGTCCGTATGTGCCGTTTTGAGCACGAATTTAGCAAATCTGAGGAGAATTGCAAGAGGTTTATTGGATGTTCTTCCCCGCAGCCACGACCGTCTTTGCGCCAGCTCATGTCGCCAAACCGGAACAAATGGCACCGGCGACGGTTCGCCCTGCACAGGATGGAACTCAGCAGCAGGGCGGTTCCTGGCCCCCCAGCGCAGTGGCGGGCAAGGTCGGTCGGGACACTATGGGGTGAAACCCGTGTCCGCAAAACGGGAACGTGGCACGTAGGTACAAAAACAAAACGAACGCCGTACAAGTGCTTGGCCGTTTAGGAAAGTGGAAGTTCAGTGGGGTTCGAGATCCCTTGACCATCCGTATCTCACGTATCTCCTGTTTGGTCCTGTTATCGCTTTTGGCCCACCAGCCGCTCCTCGGTGCGGATCCGGTGTCCATCGTGCGGTACCCGCTCCTGGGGCGACCGGTCATCACTGTGCCCGGAGGTCGGTTCACCATCGAATGCGTTACTTCCGCTAGCACAAGCGGCTGGCAGGCCTGGCTCTCCATGCCCTACGCCGAATTTCCGTTGAGCCTGACTGTTGGCGAGTATGCCAAGGGGGTGCGGACGTTGGTCGCGAGCGTACCGGCGCAGGCGCCATTCGAGCTCTATGACCTGCGCGTCATGGCGGGGGGCGTAACGGATGTGGTCAGTCGTTGCGTACGGGTCATTCCCGCCTTCCGGGACACGTTCACCTTTGTCCATCTCCCCGATTGCCACATCCCTTCGGTGTCGTGGATCGGTTTCTACGACGATGAGAATACCGTGCCCGAGTTGGCTCAGATCATCGACGAGCTTGGCTTCCTGAACCCCGCATTTGTGCTGCAAACTGGCGACCTGGTGGACAATGGGCAGATAGACGAGCATTTCCGCACGGCCCAAACGTTGCTGGCCACGAGCCAGGTGCCTGTTTTCGTCACTGGCGGCAATCATGACCTTTGGTACAATGGCCACGACCTTTGGCACCGATACTTCGGCCCGGTGATGGACTACACATTCCTCTACGGCTCCGTGCGCTTTGTGGGGATGGAAATGTACGACATCCCCACGCCCACTTTCACGGCGGCGCAGATGGCTTGGCTGCGTGAGACGCTGGAGCAATCCGTGAGCAACAGGGAGCGGGCCCGTATTCTTTTCACCCACTACGACCAATCCGCCCAGCTCACCGCTGACTTTGTGGACCAATACCTGGTCGACGCCGTCATCTACGGCCACACGCACGTCAACAACGTGCGCAGGATCGGGGCTCGGGGGACTTGGATGCTGAACACTTCTTTTACGATGAATGACAACGGCGAGTATCGACTCGTCAAGGTGAGAGACGGCGCGCTCGTAGACTATCCGGTAATGAAGTTCCGGCGGCTGTGGGTCAACACGTTTCCGGCGCAAGACGGCAGTTCATGGAAGGCCGGGGCCTACATCCGCAACGATAACGACGTAGACCTGGAAGATGTGCTGGTAAAGCTCCACGTGCGGCGTAGCGCTGGCCCGTTCACAGTTCAAGGGGGCACCGTGCTCCAGGCCTTGGACTACGGCGAGGATAAGCGGGTCTACTACGTCCGTGCTGATGTCCCACGCCAAAGCCAACGTACTATCACGGTGCAAGGACAGAGCACCGGCAATGAGCCACCTGTTATCGCTTCGTACTGGCCGCGTTTTGATACGACGGCCGCCGCTGGGCAAACGGTTCTTCTGCGCGTTCAGGTTGTCGATGAATCGCCGGGCGCGCTCCAGTATGCCTGGCAAACAAATGGCACGCCAGTGGCCGGGGCAAATGGACCTGCCTGCAACGTGGCCTTGCCAGTGGATTCCAGGGGCGTGTTCAATGTAGAGGTGGAGGTCACTGATGGCGCCTTGCGGGACAGGCACACCTGGCGCATCTATGTGGCGCCGCCGGTGAACCGTCCCACCCTGACTTCCTCCACGCGGAGTTTTTTCCCCTATGATCGCGAGGTTGAGCTGACCTGGCGCGAACCTTTCGCGGGTTCCGCGGTGTTCGAATATGGGAGGTCACCGGGTGTCTACACTGGCTCACTCCCGGAGGAAGGGACGACTAACCGAGTTCGTTTTGTCCCACGCGATGTGGGAATGGGGCTCGGCCTCTACTTTTGCCGGATCAGGCTCGGGGCATTGAGCAGCGACGAGTTCACTCTTGTGGTAGAGGCACCTCGGGCGCCTACCTTGGTGGCTCCCCTTGGTCCGGTCAAGACTGTCTCGCCCACTTTTCAGTGGCAGCCAGTGGAAGGGGTGCCCTACTACCTGGTGATTATGACCGACCAGAGAATCCGGATAGTCCAGGACCCGGTGACTGGCGAATATTCCATCGAAGGGGCGAACCCGGTGTGGGCGGTGCTCACGCCTGAGTGTTCGGTCCCTTACGGCACGCCAGACCCCAGCGGCACGTTCACCTCGGTTGCCCCGCCTCTGGCACCCGGAGGTGAGTACTGGTGGGTGGTGCTCAACTGTTACGGTCCCACACCAGAGCTGAGCTCCACGGTGCAGTCCGGAGTTGGTTCTTTTCGCGTCGACATGCCGGCGCCCAACGTGCGTGCTCCAACCTTGCTGGCCCCACCGGATAAGGCCACGTTGGCCGGTGCAAATATCCTGTTCCGATGGGAGGCGGTGCCCAATGCCGTCGCCTATCATTTTTATCCTTTCAAGGTCGAACTGGAGGCGGGGGTGGAGGTGGTGCGCCCGATATGGGAAACGGTCATTGCTACCACCAACACCGCTTTGGACTTCCCGGCCGGCCGTTCTTTGGTCAAGGGTAACTACTTGTGGAAGGTAGCGGCGGTGGGCGCAAACGGCGTGGAGGTGAGCAGCTCTGCCCGCGCGTTTAGCTACGAGGCTCCCAGCGCAACGGTGAACTTGCGCACCTGGGACGATCGCGCCACACCGCAGCGGGACGACGATATTCCCCTTCCTCGTGTTACTGTGTCCTACGAAGCCATTGAGGGGGTGGATCTGGGGCTCCCCCTGGCTACGGACACGGAGGGGAAAAGGACGGGCATCACCTTTGCGCCTGGGGTCTATGTGCTTGAGGCCAGGCGGGAAGGATATGCCCCCACGCGTGACACGCTCTCGGTGCTGAGCGGCCGGACCTATGAGGTGAACCTTAACCTGCGACCAGAACCCTCCTCGGTGCGAGGTTCGGTCAAGGACCAGACTGGACAGCCGGTGGCTGCAGCCACGGTGTGGGCCACGCACTCGTTGCGCCCAGATCTTGTCCGCGAAACCACTTCTAACCAATTGGGAGACTTTAGCCTGGCTTTGCCCCCCGGGTCCTGGCGCGTGCAGGCGACGAAAGCCGGTTTTCGGCCCAGTAGTGAGGTTGCAGTGGAAACGAAGGCGGGTGAGACGACCCAGCTACCTGCGGCGCTGCGCATCACGCGCAACCAAAACAGTCTCTCTGGCACCGTGGTGAACGATGGGGGCGTGGCGGTCTACGGGGCAACCGTGGTGGCAACGCTGGGTGCTGACCGGATGCAAGCGACCACCGACGCCACCGGTCGCTTCGCCTTCACCCTGTATGACGGCTACTGGACCATCCAAGCCAGCAAAGCCGGGTTTGTATCCTCGCCGGCACGAGGGATGAGCCTATCGGGGGGAGTCGCTTACGAGCTGACCCCTCCCCTGGTGCTCACTC
Coding sequences:
- a CDS encoding insulinase family protein; translated protein: MRGPIMCVAICSLLGGLTYGVGFAGVFPYAYRTEVLENGLTVVVIPMESPGLVSYYSVVRTGSRDEWEPGHTGFAHFFEHMMFRGTKKYPGNVYDRLMTEMGADANAYTTDDYTCYHINLAKSDLEKVVELESDRFQNLWYDEAAFKTEAGAVHGEYLKSLASPWMVLEETLLATAFTTHTYRHTTIGFREDIEAMPTMYAYSKSFFSRYYRPDNVVLLIAGDVEPEATIALVKKYYGQWQRGYVPPQITPEPEQKEERQARVAYRGKTLPILTVAYKGMAFSPNDVEMAACYLLGDLAFGPTSDIYKKLVIQQQRVEFISADFSANRDPKLLTVYAMVKDANDIENVRDEIFHTIASFQQTPVAQEKLDAQRKHTTYSFLMNLDTPAKVAGSLARFAAMTGGIDCVDQLFATFERVTPEDVQRVAQNYLQSTKRTVVIVTGGE
- a CDS encoding carboxypeptidase regulatory-like domain-containing protein, which codes for MTIRISRISCLVLLSLLAHQPLLGADPVSIVRYPLLGRPVITVPGGRFTIECVTSASTSGWQAWLSMPYAEFPLSLTVGEYAKGVRTLVASVPAQAPFELYDLRVMAGGVTDVVSRCVRVIPAFRDTFTFVHLPDCHIPSVSWIGFYDDENTVPELAQIIDELGFLNPAFVLQTGDLVDNGQIDEHFRTAQTLLATSQVPVFVTGGNHDLWYNGHDLWHRYFGPVMDYTFLYGSVRFVGMEMYDIPTPTFTAAQMAWLRETLEQSVSNRERARILFTHYDQSAQLTADFVDQYLVDAVIYGHTHVNNVRRIGARGTWMLNTSFTMNDNGEYRLVKVRDGALVDYPVMKFRRLWVNTFPAQDGSSWKAGAYIRNDNDVDLEDVLVKLHVRRSAGPFTVQGGTVLQALDYGEDKRVYYVRADVPRQSQRTITVQGQSTGNEPPVIASYWPRFDTTAAAGQTVLLRVQVVDESPGALQYAWQTNGTPVAGANGPACNVALPVDSRGVFNVEVEVTDGALRDRHTWRIYVAPPVNRPTLTSSTRSFFPYDREVELTWREPFAGSAVFEYGRSPGVYTGSLPEEGTTNRVRFVPRDVGMGLGLYFCRIRLGALSSDEFTLVVEAPRAPTLVAPLGPVKTVSPTFQWQPVEGVPYYLVIMTDQRIRIVQDPVTGEYSIEGANPVWAVLTPECSVPYGTPDPSGTFTSVAPPLAPGGEYWWVVLNCYGPTPELSSTVQSGVGSFRVDMPAPNVRAPTLLAPPDKATLAGANILFRWEAVPNAVAYHFYPFKVELEAGVEVVRPIWETVIATTNTALDFPAGRSLVKGNYLWKVAAVGANGVEVSSSARAFSYEAPSATVNLRTWDDRATPQRDDDIPLPRVTVSYEAIEGVDLGLPLATDTEGKRTGITFAPGVYVLEARREGYAPTRDTLSVLSGRTYEVNLNLRPEPSSVRGSVKDQTGQPVAAATVWATHSLRPDLVRETTSNQLGDFSLALPPGSWRVQATKAGFRPSSEVAVETKAGETTQLPAALRITRNQNSLSGTVVNDGGVAVYGATVVATLGADRMQATTDATGRFAFTLYDGYWTIQASKAGFVSSPARGMSLSGGVAYELTPPLVLTPMAALVAGIVNSGLAPLAEAEVRAIPLAGSVQTVTTDGYGRFTLSLSPGTYTLEPRKEGFSPAGSQVLSLSSGETVSGIELLLTPHDGSISGSVSTDGTLPLAGATVTANGRTTLSDAAGRYSLAVAPGAHSVVARKEGYLDPQPVTVTVGPGQSVQGVNFVLPPNASVIKGRVLYSSGVAGAVVGATGPSQKSTVSDDNGNYALGVEPGTWTLTAYKTGFSSETVTVQVGQAQVLEGRDIRLKRSAAVLQGVVIEASTREAVPSASVTVEPGSVATTTRVDGSFKFELDPQPGGVTVTVTKPGFAPLSRICGPLAAGSTTNIECALAKLGTRLVGVVTDEAGDRLEGARVLAVAGTDTFAVLSSQGGSFLLPLPRPGTFAVSADKPGYAWRGAALVVTLSEGQEKSLELQLARNFAGLRGRTLDARDGAPLANVSLAVRRGGHTAASCTSDQTGEYQFADDKGRPFLVQGTYELWAGKQGFADTLLVGLQLRGGSTLAQDVHLRRHEAWLEGVVSNGATPLANAMVTAQRTDGAVQYTTVTRSNGSFRLTPIASGDYRLRAQLAGYTWPRDTVVRAPQSNVLLRLVANEGRIWGTVLDAEAGQGLSGVSIFASDGQGNEARTSSLSDGRYELASLPVLQPYRLTASKWGYRTASRTVSATRGDTTNFRLARIYATIGGTVRYASGQPAPGAVVEAQAGATVHRDTTGSDGRYLLSRLGPNSYQVSATKPGHLSTPRSRQVNLYNGGDSLSANFVLEEVPVARLVISGPTAVNTGSTAQFSYSALAYDGRQVPIEPEWSVDLPAAIGSLSGGRLALRNDFIGPLCLILRDAYSGSADSLWLQVVAPIGPADGERILRDYRGASLVLPAGCVESPVSVGLTYPQLPEVKKVLPGYVQAGRAYGLQPAGLRLRKPMVLTLPLADSSAAESALFFWNAERLAWEEVSATQVPGGVQAQVITLGLYMLMEPALPLGIRDFRVTPTPFSPFICPLEISFTPTSRASATVFVSVKVYNMTGDLVRALAETSVTQGQIYRLTWDGTTDTGSMALNGRYLVHVEVKDGEGSKRLLSPVVLVK